A genomic region of Fodinisporobacter ferrooxydans contains the following coding sequences:
- the glnA gene encoding type I glutamate--ammonia ligase codes for MTAKEILQLISEKGIEMVDFRIVDVPGRQHHVTVPACEVDEDMLEKGVAFDGSSIQGFRSIEESDMVMRPDLTTAYVDAFTAHPTLDLVCDVYDPQGVRYERDPRFVAQKAEAFLKQSGIATDSFFGPELEFFLFDDVRFDSSPQGSFYAIDSSEANWNTGKDEGPNLAYKVKQKGGYFPVQPTDSQHDIRTEMVMELMRAGIRVERHHHEVATAGQAEINFRFNTLTATADTTMLYKYIIRNVARKYGKVATFMPKPLFGDNGSGMHVHQSLFNGDTPLFYEEGSYGNLSQTALYYIGGILHHAPAILAFSNPSTNSFKRLVPGYEAPVNLVFSKGNRSAAVRVPVAAVTPKACRIEFRTPDCTANPYVAFAAMLMAGLDGIRNKIDPTELGYGPVDKNIYELSGEEKLNIRSVPGSLGEVLAALEADHEFLLEGGVFTKDFIQNWIDLKRTTELEPMNLRPHPLEFQLYLDL; via the coding sequence ATGACAGCGAAAGAAATTTTGCAACTTATCAGTGAAAAAGGGATCGAGATGGTAGATTTTCGCATTGTCGATGTTCCAGGACGTCAACATCACGTTACGGTGCCGGCTTGCGAAGTAGATGAGGACATGCTTGAAAAAGGCGTTGCTTTCGACGGTTCCAGTATTCAGGGGTTCCGCAGCATTGAGGAAAGCGACATGGTTATGCGCCCGGATTTGACAACGGCGTATGTGGATGCATTTACTGCACATCCAACACTCGATTTGGTTTGTGACGTATATGATCCGCAAGGTGTTCGCTATGAGCGGGATCCGCGTTTTGTCGCGCAAAAAGCGGAAGCGTTTCTCAAACAAAGCGGAATTGCGACAGATTCCTTTTTTGGACCAGAGCTTGAGTTTTTCCTTTTTGACGATGTTCGATTTGACTCCAGCCCGCAAGGTTCTTTCTATGCAATTGATTCCTCCGAAGCAAATTGGAATACAGGCAAAGACGAAGGTCCGAACCTTGCATATAAAGTAAAGCAAAAAGGCGGATATTTCCCGGTTCAGCCGACAGACTCCCAACATGACATCCGTACGGAAATGGTCATGGAATTGATGCGCGCCGGCATCCGTGTAGAGCGCCATCACCATGAAGTGGCAACTGCGGGTCAAGCGGAAATCAACTTCCGTTTCAATACATTGACTGCAACAGCCGATACAACGATGTTATACAAATACATCATCCGCAACGTCGCCCGCAAATATGGGAAAGTTGCAACATTTATGCCAAAGCCTTTATTCGGCGATAACGGTTCTGGTATGCATGTGCATCAAAGCTTGTTTAACGGGGATACTCCGTTGTTCTATGAAGAAGGCAGTTATGGCAACTTAAGCCAGACAGCGTTGTACTACATCGGTGGTATTTTGCACCATGCGCCGGCAATTTTGGCATTCTCCAATCCATCCACCAACTCCTTCAAGCGCTTGGTGCCTGGGTATGAAGCTCCAGTAAACCTTGTGTTCTCCAAAGGAAATCGGAGTGCAGCCGTACGCGTGCCGGTTGCTGCTGTAACACCAAAAGCATGCCGGATCGAATTCCGTACACCTGACTGTACAGCAAATCCATATGTGGCGTTTGCAGCGATGTTAATGGCAGGTCTTGACGGTATCCGCAATAAAATTGATCCGACTGAACTCGGATATGGACCTGTTGACAAGAACATTTACGAACTTTCCGGAGAAGAAAAATTAAACATCCGCAGCGTTCCGGGTTCTCTTGGAGAAGTATTGGCTGCTCTTGAAGCAGATCATGAGTTCTTGCTCGAAGGCGGCGTATTTACAAAAGACTTCATCCAAAACTGGATTGATCTGAAGCGTACGACAGAACTCGAACCAATGAATCTTCGCCCACATCCGCTTGAGTTCCAACTTTACCTTGATCTGTAA
- a CDS encoding FtsW/RodA/SpoVE family cell cycle protein, with amino-acid sequence MDFHLLKRNSKDIEYILIIVLLLISVLSSVTVYSVVIQRPDLGIGYFKKEIIYQVVGYAMMFSFMLLDYHTLRKLKWFIYGFNILTLVIVFRFPNAVHGAASWIPLPGGFQFQPSEFAKLGLIILLADVMATEDEKEVPNRGIKPLLVMFFYMIVPFVLTLKEPALGQALVFLAIYACMVIPFVNKKILATILSVGFVCMTAIVLAKFVYPDQIIHFMKQHHMTSYQMTRIITFLDPKKVSYDASMQVVQAQTAIGSGQLFGEGLLQGILTNGRFVPEQQTDMIFSALAEQFGFIGSTALIVLFLVMFYRMIRVASTALDTFGIYMIVGIIGMFAFQIFENIGMNILLMPLTGITLPFISYGGTSLVANFMMIGIVMSVSIRRRKLRFT; translated from the coding sequence ATGGATTTTCACCTTTTAAAACGAAACAGTAAGGACATTGAATATATTTTGATTATTGTCTTGTTGCTAATTTCCGTTCTTTCTTCTGTCACCGTCTACAGTGTGGTGATCCAACGGCCGGATCTTGGAATCGGTTATTTTAAAAAAGAGATTATATACCAGGTTGTCGGCTATGCGATGATGTTTTCTTTTATGCTTCTGGATTATCATACGTTGCGCAAATTAAAGTGGTTTATTTATGGTTTTAATATTCTGACTCTGGTTATTGTGTTTCGGTTTCCCAATGCAGTGCATGGTGCGGCCAGCTGGATACCGCTTCCCGGCGGATTTCAGTTTCAGCCGTCTGAATTTGCGAAACTGGGACTGATTATTCTCTTGGCGGACGTAATGGCGACAGAAGATGAGAAGGAAGTGCCCAACAGGGGGATCAAACCGCTTTTGGTCATGTTTTTTTATATGATTGTACCGTTTGTACTGACATTAAAAGAACCTGCTTTAGGGCAAGCGCTGGTGTTCCTGGCTATATATGCTTGTATGGTCATTCCTTTTGTCAACAAAAAGATTCTTGCAACCATTCTGTCGGTCGGTTTTGTATGTATGACCGCAATTGTCCTTGCAAAATTTGTGTACCCGGATCAAATCATCCATTTTATGAAACAGCATCATATGACTTCTTACCAAATGACGCGGATCATTACGTTTTTGGACCCGAAAAAAGTGAGCTATGACGCCAGCATGCAAGTGGTGCAAGCACAGACTGCCATCGGATCCGGACAACTGTTCGGGGAAGGATTGTTGCAGGGAATACTGACGAACGGCCGTTTTGTGCCGGAACAACAGACCGATATGATTTTTTCCGCTTTGGCTGAACAATTCGGATTTATCGGTTCGACAGCCTTAATCGTATTATTCCTGGTCATGTTTTACCGAATGATTCGGGTGGCCAGTACGGCTCTCGATACGTTTGGCATTTATATGATTGTCGGCATTATCGGCATGTTTGCCTTCCAAATCTTCGAAAACATCGGAATGAATATATTGCTTATGCCGTTGACAGGCATCACGCTGCCGTTTATCAGTTACGGAGGAACTTCATTAGTCGCCAATTTCATGATGATCGGCATTGTGATGAGTGTATCGATTCGTCGCCGCAAATTGCGTTTTACTTGA
- a CDS encoding DUF1802 family protein, translating into MSINHRSFSEQLHCPRIPVKEIALKEWDVVIQAMEAGQQVILVRKGGLIEETKDFRLEDTSFYLFPTFEHQKRELLKSAYGPALEHSLAQALESQRHVTIRSLAHVTDDIELFDSFALKKLSPYHIFRDEYAEQRLNWQKNKPLHILIIRGYRLQSPVAIPVIPQYAGCKSWIRMESMIADNDCIPILDDQEFHRKRLDILRRLGVSGAEN; encoded by the coding sequence ATGAGTATCAATCACCGCAGTTTTTCCGAGCAGTTGCATTGTCCGAGAATTCCTGTCAAGGAAATCGCACTAAAAGAGTGGGACGTTGTGATTCAAGCAATGGAAGCAGGTCAACAAGTGATTTTGGTTCGCAAAGGCGGTCTAATTGAAGAGACAAAGGATTTTCGATTAGAAGATACTTCTTTTTATCTGTTTCCCACATTCGAACATCAAAAAAGAGAACTGCTCAAATCCGCTTATGGGCCGGCGCTGGAACACTCACTCGCGCAAGCCCTTGAATCACAGCGGCATGTAACCATACGTTCCTTGGCACATGTCACGGACGACATTGAACTGTTTGATTCGTTCGCATTAAAAAAGCTTTCGCCATATCATATCTTTCGTGATGAATATGCGGAACAGAGATTGAACTGGCAGAAGAACAAGCCCCTTCATATACTGATCATCCGTGGATATCGCCTGCAGTCGCCTGTTGCCATTCCCGTCATTCCCCAATATGCGGGCTGTAAATCCTGGATTCGCATGGAGTCGATGATTGCGGATAACGACTGTATTCCAATATTGGACGATCAGGAGTTTCATAGGAAACGTTTGGATATTTTGCGCCGCTTGGGTGTATCGGGCGCCGAGAATTGA
- a CDS encoding ATP-binding protein, which yields MIDNSAVISNDWLSDAWRRSVEYGINPEQLKQVRPIDVHELQERKKKKRLLLDVAGPFINHLYTMVDGEFIVVISDQDAVILKVRGEKLPEELLQIHTTEGMVWTEQEFGANALGTALVLDHPVHMVGAQHYCKAFHGMTCAGSPIHDETGTIIGGIAVAAYKKEHSPYLLGMVMSSAFSIEQAIRLQSENRLFHLIYERIMHTANHLYLLVNERGIIEQMNQAATQFFGLSSGTSLSDVMQENSAPMISFRTKQQLFDVKEEYACANGQLTVSWDAYWIDHPLLKRSFLLLIGRDMTKMVQMQRSVEQLERLSTMGKFSAQMAHEIRNPIATIQLAVQILKKQGVFQGNAEKKAELILAQLRRIGGLTDHFLNISKPAKPELRQYSIQTLLSDTCDLMQSQFIQAEIDLRQSYDARISLQWIDPDQMQQVFINLLNNAIDATPKGGTLSATMALRDNDSYEIIVTDTGHGIPEDKLQEIFEPFYTTKSKGIGLGLCNSKAIIEAHGGQMIVESQDDQGTSVHIMLPILQRP from the coding sequence ATGATCGATAATAGTGCAGTCATATCAAACGATTGGTTGTCTGATGCATGGCGTCGTTCTGTGGAATACGGGATAAATCCCGAACAATTGAAACAGGTGCGGCCGATTGACGTTCATGAATTGCAAGAACGGAAAAAAAAGAAGCGTTTGCTATTGGATGTTGCGGGTCCCTTTATCAACCATTTGTATACGATGGTGGACGGTGAATTCATTGTTGTCATTTCAGATCAGGATGCCGTCATTTTGAAAGTCCGGGGAGAAAAGTTGCCGGAAGAGCTTTTACAGATTCATACGACAGAAGGCATGGTTTGGACGGAGCAAGAATTCGGTGCAAACGCGTTAGGCACTGCATTGGTTTTGGATCACCCGGTCCATATGGTGGGAGCACAGCATTATTGCAAAGCATTTCACGGCATGACATGTGCAGGCAGTCCCATTCATGATGAGACAGGTACCATTATCGGCGGAATTGCCGTTGCCGCTTATAAAAAGGAACATAGCCCCTACCTGCTTGGCATGGTTATGTCCTCTGCGTTCTCCATCGAACAAGCCATTCGTCTGCAAAGTGAAAATCGCTTATTTCATCTCATTTATGAGAGAATTATGCATACGGCCAATCATTTGTATCTGTTGGTTAATGAAAGAGGCATAATTGAACAAATGAATCAGGCAGCCACACAATTTTTTGGATTGTCTTCCGGAACTTCCTTATCCGATGTGATGCAGGAAAACAGTGCACCCATGATCAGTTTTCGGACCAAACAGCAATTGTTCGATGTCAAGGAAGAGTACGCGTGTGCCAATGGACAATTGACGGTTTCATGGGACGCATATTGGATTGACCATCCTCTACTAAAGCGATCCTTTTTGTTGTTGATCGGGCGGGATATGACCAAAATGGTGCAAATGCAACGCTCAGTGGAACAATTGGAGCGATTATCCACTATGGGCAAATTTTCCGCACAAATGGCACATGAAATCCGAAATCCGATTGCGACCATTCAATTGGCTGTACAAATCTTAAAGAAGCAAGGGGTATTTCAAGGAAATGCAGAGAAAAAGGCTGAGCTGATTCTCGCACAATTACGACGAATCGGCGGGCTTACAGACCACTTTCTCAATATTTCCAAGCCGGCAAAACCGGAGCTTCGGCAATACAGTATTCAAACGTTGCTTTCAGATACATGTGATTTGATGCAAAGTCAATTTATACAGGCGGAAATCGACTTGCGGCAATCCTATGATGCGCGCATTTCATTGCAGTGGATTGACCCGGATCAAATGCAGCAAGTGTTTATTAATTTGCTGAATAATGCAATTGATGCGACTCCAAAAGGAGGTACCCTATCGGCAACAATGGCTCTGCGGGACAATGACTCGTATGAAATTATTGTAACGGATACAGGTCATGGCATTCCGGAAGATAAGCTGCAAGAAATTTTTGAGCCTTTTTATACCACAAAAAGCAAAGGGATTGGTCTGGGGTTATGCAACAGTAAAGCAATTATCGAAGCACACGGCGGACAGATGATTGTGGAAAGCCAGGATGATCAAGGAACATCTGTTCATATCATGTTGCCCATATTACAACGCCCGTGA
- the ftsW gene encoding putative lipid II flippase FtsW codes for MQLPNRHKPDFILLFVTLLIVLLGIIMVFSASTVVALERYGVSSTYFFVRQLIYACIGLVVMFFCMNFTFTKWYNLSKIVLLVSVLSLVLVLFTHANADYGGKRWIHLGSVEFQPSEFAILGMIVYTSYLVNKKAEYITDLKRGILPPTLLIACVAGLIVIEPDLGTGLLLAGSTFSILFVAGVPFRFFGILVSLTFPIVLLLSYLHPWRWARITSFINPWNDPSDSSLQLIQSFIAINSGGIFGRGLGRSIEKYLYLPEAHTDFIFAILTEEWGWVGASFVILLFGILIVRGFKISRSVDNPFAAYLATGFTAMIAIGVTINIGMVIGLLPVTGIPLPFISYGGTALVLKMAAIGIVLNISRYTKIPASQASVPAYEHTTAIPAAAPFQPKVIAGKNTKLKK; via the coding sequence ATGCAATTACCGAATCGACATAAACCTGATTTTATTTTGCTGTTTGTTACGCTACTCATTGTCTTGCTGGGCATTATCATGGTATTCAGCGCGAGTACTGTCGTTGCACTGGAGCGCTACGGCGTATCGAGCACGTATTTTTTTGTGCGGCAATTGATATATGCTTGCATCGGTCTTGTAGTCATGTTTTTTTGTATGAACTTTACCTTCACAAAATGGTATAATTTATCAAAGATAGTACTGCTCGTATCCGTACTTTCCCTCGTTTTGGTATTATTTACACATGCGAATGCAGATTACGGCGGAAAGCGCTGGATTCATTTAGGCTCTGTCGAATTTCAGCCGTCTGAGTTTGCCATTCTCGGTATGATCGTGTACACATCGTATTTGGTAAACAAAAAAGCGGAGTATATAACCGATTTAAAACGCGGAATTTTGCCGCCGACGCTTTTGATTGCTTGCGTTGCCGGCCTCATTGTCATCGAACCCGATTTGGGCACCGGACTGCTGTTGGCCGGATCGACATTTTCCATTCTTTTTGTCGCAGGCGTGCCGTTTCGTTTTTTCGGTATCCTTGTAAGTCTGACATTCCCGATTGTCCTGCTGCTTTCCTATCTTCATCCGTGGCGTTGGGCAAGGATTACCAGTTTTATCAATCCGTGGAACGATCCGTCCGACTCTTCTCTGCAATTGATTCAATCGTTTATCGCCATCAATTCCGGCGGCATATTCGGCCGGGGGCTCGGCAGAAGCATCGAAAAATATTTGTATCTGCCGGAAGCCCATACGGATTTTATTTTTGCCATTTTGACGGAAGAGTGGGGGTGGGTTGGCGCCAGTTTCGTCATACTGTTATTTGGAATTTTAATTGTGCGCGGCTTCAAGATTTCAAGAAGTGTGGACAACCCGTTTGCAGCATATCTTGCTACCGGTTTTACTGCGATGATCGCAATCGGTGTAACCATTAACATCGGCATGGTGATTGGACTTTTGCCCGTAACAGGCATTCCATTGCCATTTATCAGTTACGGCGGAACCGCACTCGTTTTAAAAATGGCCGCCATCGGAATCGTTTTGAATATCTCAAGATATACAAAGATACCTGCGTCGCAAGCTTCCGTGCCTGCATATGAACATACGACGGCGATTCCTGCAGCGGCGCCGTTTCAACCAAAAGTCATTGCAGGCAAGAATACAAAATTAAAAAAATAA
- a CDS encoding MBL fold metallo-hydrolase — MEHASTPLEIGNQIWEIDLLEQNQPGRTAGFILRDSLNVIIETGSSRSIGQIIQGLHALNIPRDELNYIIVTHIHLDHAGGAGTLAKLCPNAKIVVHPRGARHLIDPSRLISGAKAVYGDLLEEYFGQILAVPEDRVLVMNDGDTLTLGANRTLTFLDTPGHAKHHFSIFDSLTKSMFTGDTTGIRYVHAYTGWNFEFVLPTTSPSDFDPQAVHASIAKMKQFPVQRIIHTHFGSSPDPEDVYQTIDHAADAFAAIAEEYYTEGMDWTIMAGHLEQWIRRHLQSLGHSVDDLSPLALDLEVNSKGLIYYVEKKRKESGKSN, encoded by the coding sequence ATGGAACATGCATCAACCCCTTTGGAAATCGGAAATCAAATTTGGGAAATTGATTTATTGGAACAAAATCAGCCTGGCAGGACAGCGGGCTTTATCTTGCGGGATTCCTTGAATGTCATAATCGAGACAGGCTCCAGCCGATCCATCGGGCAAATCATTCAAGGCTTGCACGCATTGAATATCCCGAGAGATGAGCTGAACTACATCATCGTCACACACATCCACCTCGATCATGCAGGAGGCGCAGGGACATTAGCCAAACTTTGCCCGAATGCCAAAATTGTGGTGCATCCCCGCGGTGCTCGCCATCTGATTGACCCATCACGCCTGATATCCGGTGCAAAAGCCGTCTATGGAGATCTCCTGGAGGAATATTTCGGACAAATTCTCGCCGTACCGGAAGATCGCGTGCTTGTGATGAATGATGGTGATACACTGACATTAGGCGCCAATCGAACATTGACATTTCTTGATACGCCAGGACATGCCAAACATCATTTTTCCATTTTTGACTCGCTGACAAAATCCATGTTTACAGGTGATACGACTGGCATTCGCTATGTACATGCATATACCGGATGGAATTTTGAATTTGTTCTCCCGACAACATCGCCGTCCGATTTTGATCCGCAGGCTGTACACGCTTCGATTGCAAAAATGAAGCAGTTCCCCGTTCAAAGGATCATACATACACATTTCGGTTCCAGCCCGGACCCGGAAGACGTTTATCAGACGATTGACCATGCGGCTGATGCATTTGCTGCGATCGCTGAAGAGTATTATACGGAAGGCATGGATTGGACGATCATGGCCGGTCACTTGGAACAATGGATCCGCCGACATTTGCAATCCCTCGGGCATTCGGTGGATGATCTGTCGCCGCTCGCGCTCGATCTCGAAGTCAACAGCAAGGGCCTGATCTATTATGTTGAAAAAAAGCGTAAGGAAAGCGGCAAATCAAACTAA
- a CDS encoding SGNH/GDSL hydrolase family protein: MKNFIAMCIGLVCTLLAINAWAGTFAPPIPPSKRLIMDDTFYDQNTQLDHVLASIRRDKGIRIVGIGDSTMYGAIVHANQTIPYYLQQTLQAKDKNQTIHVYNLAFPGARPADLYAMLKRVKAAKPDLIFIDVNIVFFSDKVLHEAALANKMFKREFLFAHDVPNGIFTENRLEEIVTTLVKDTNIGQYKKEINEKLFGKAPRLYVQDWAHAVQTGEPVKTANPQTTASAQQNPLIGKSWRQRVWDAKEQQVMARIYAQGPIPGANDSVMMLRDMIRYARANHLNTVFYLTPQNETLIGKFFSLPQLHQNEDYLIHIMQQEGAWMVDLRHAVPADDFGDYDHMLSAGNRLIAQHLADVISRKGGISR; encoded by the coding sequence TTGAAAAATTTCATTGCCATGTGTATCGGCTTAGTCTGTACACTTTTGGCCATAAACGCTTGGGCGGGAACCTTCGCCCCGCCAATCCCGCCATCCAAACGATTGATTATGGATGACACATTTTACGATCAAAATACACAACTGGATCACGTTCTTGCATCCATTCGCAGGGACAAAGGGATACGCATCGTCGGAATCGGCGACAGCACCATGTATGGCGCCATCGTTCATGCCAATCAAACAATCCCTTACTATCTGCAACAAACGCTGCAGGCCAAAGACAAGAATCAAACCATTCACGTCTATAATCTGGCCTTTCCAGGGGCACGGCCTGCCGATCTGTATGCCATGCTGAAGCGTGTGAAAGCAGCAAAACCCGATCTGATCTTTATCGATGTAAATATCGTATTTTTTTCAGACAAAGTATTGCATGAGGCTGCATTGGCCAACAAAATGTTCAAACGGGAGTTTTTGTTTGCACATGATGTTCCAAACGGGATTTTTACGGAGAATCGGTTGGAGGAAATTGTCACAACATTGGTGAAAGATACAAATATCGGCCAATACAAAAAAGAAATCAATGAAAAACTATTTGGCAAAGCCCCCCGGCTGTATGTCCAGGATTGGGCGCATGCGGTGCAGACAGGTGAGCCTGTAAAGACAGCAAATCCGCAAACAACTGCTTCGGCACAGCAGAATCCGCTCATCGGCAAAAGTTGGCGGCAGCGTGTCTGGGATGCGAAAGAGCAGCAAGTGATGGCCAGAATTTACGCACAAGGTCCGATCCCTGGCGCGAACGACAGTGTCATGATGTTGCGGGATATGATCCGGTATGCAAGAGCAAACCATTTAAACACGGTATTCTATCTCACACCGCAAAATGAAACGTTGATCGGCAAGTTTTTCTCATTGCCCCAATTGCATCAAAATGAAGACTATCTCATTCATATCATGCAGCAAGAAGGCGCATGGATGGTGGATTTGCGGCATGCTGTCCCAGCCGATGACTTTGGCGATTACGATCATATGTTAAGTGCCGGCAATCGATTGATTGCACAACATTTAGCAGATGTGATCAGCCGCAAAGGAGGGATTTCACGTTGA
- a CDS encoding MBOAT family O-acyltransferase: MIFTTYTFLVFFLALLLVYALTPRPLRKYVMIVGGFVFYAYDSIGHFFFLLALTCVVYVISLSEKRPILLYGICVPVGFLLYYKYWKMAVSTWNSVFAGWFSATLPAVHIAVPLAISFFVFEFVHYLADVYKGKTERVSFSEFFLFIFFFPSLVAGPIKRIQSFSKEKFLFSFEHVQKGMIRMGIGLFKKIVLADSLNPLFMPVFDDPHKYPPDALWVAMYAYAFKIYFDFSAYSDIAIGAAQCFGFHLPENFNWPYISRNLVEFWRRWHISLSTWIRDYLYIPMGGNRKGYLNMLLFIFLAMTISGLWHGANWTFVIWGMWHGIGQVINKIWNKWRQERTFVPKPLYEFLSWGLTFQFVCFGWIFFASPTIHNSIVFFVRMWGIHA; the protein is encoded by the coding sequence TTGATTTTTACAACGTATACCTTCCTGGTGTTTTTTCTTGCACTATTGCTCGTGTACGCTTTGACACCCCGCCCATTGCGGAAATATGTCATGATTGTCGGCGGATTTGTCTTCTATGCGTATGACAGCATCGGGCACTTTTTCTTCCTGCTTGCACTCACTTGTGTCGTATATGTGATTTCGTTATCCGAGAAACGTCCGATCCTGTTGTATGGAATTTGTGTTCCTGTAGGCTTTCTTTTGTATTATAAATACTGGAAAATGGCTGTAAGTACATGGAATTCTGTATTTGCCGGGTGGTTCTCCGCCACGCTGCCGGCTGTTCACATTGCGGTTCCTTTGGCGATTTCCTTTTTTGTTTTTGAATTTGTACATTACCTGGCAGACGTATACAAAGGAAAAACGGAGCGGGTATCTTTCAGTGAATTCTTCCTGTTTATCTTTTTCTTCCCGTCACTCGTAGCAGGGCCGATCAAGCGGATCCAGTCGTTCTCAAAAGAAAAATTCTTATTCTCTTTTGAACATGTACAGAAAGGCATGATCCGCATGGGGATCGGGTTATTTAAAAAAATTGTCCTGGCTGATTCACTCAATCCCTTGTTTATGCCTGTATTTGATGACCCGCACAAGTATCCGCCGGATGCTTTATGGGTCGCCATGTATGCATACGCCTTTAAAATTTACTTTGATTTTTCCGCGTATTCCGATATTGCGATTGGCGCTGCACAGTGTTTCGGCTTTCATCTGCCGGAAAATTTCAATTGGCCCTATATCTCCCGCAACCTGGTGGAATTTTGGCGTCGCTGGCATATTTCCCTGTCAACCTGGATCCGGGATTATTTATATATCCCCATGGGCGGCAATCGCAAAGGATATCTGAACATGCTGCTGTTTATCTTCCTTGCGATGACCATTTCCGGGCTGTGGCACGGAGCCAATTGGACGTTTGTGATTTGGGGCATGTGGCATGGCATCGGACAAGTCATCAATAAGATCTGGAACAAATGGCGGCAAGAACGGACGTTTGTGCCGAAACCATTGTATGAGTTTCTAAGTTGGGGCCTGACTTTCCAATTTGTCTGTTTTGGTTGGATCTTTTTTGCCAGTCCGACCATTCACAATTCCATCGTATTCTTCGTACGGATGTGGGGGATTCATGCATGA
- a CDS encoding tryptophan RNA-binding attenuation protein gives MTVIAADDLELPCWDCHGTGQLQENEQTIPCPKCSGKGYIPTALGQTILEFVKRHL, from the coding sequence ATGACAGTGATTGCTGCAGACGATTTGGAATTGCCTTGTTGGGATTGTCATGGAACCGGGCAATTGCAAGAAAATGAACAGACAATTCCTTGTCCGAAATGTTCCGGAAAAGGCTATATCCCGACTGCGCTAGGCCAGACGATTTTGGAATTTGTCAAACGGCATCTTTGA
- the thpR gene encoding RNA 2',3'-cyclic phosphodiesterase encodes MTRTFIGVRIAPEPGNALEQWIQHVQPYIDAKRWYNKEHFHITIHFLGNQTDEQLREIDNICAAVVQEFSPFTLSLHSIGMFERAKVVWAGVQGELSVLQHLYQKLWPILKVADCEKGARPRLTPHITLGRLKKVPTKQEFQEISEQIAQLDQRLSPSYRWRVTQIDRFESVSTPNGVQYPIRAAFDLSMA; translated from the coding sequence ATGACTCGAACATTTATTGGCGTACGTATTGCGCCGGAACCGGGGAATGCACTGGAACAATGGATTCAGCACGTGCAACCGTATATTGATGCAAAACGCTGGTATAACAAAGAACATTTTCATATTACGATTCATTTTCTGGGCAATCAAACGGATGAACAATTAAGGGAAATTGACAACATCTGTGCTGCAGTCGTACAGGAATTTTCCCCATTTACACTGAGCTTGCATTCCATTGGCATGTTTGAACGGGCAAAAGTGGTATGGGCAGGAGTACAGGGAGAACTTTCCGTTTTGCAGCATTTGTACCAAAAGCTCTGGCCCATTCTCAAGGTGGCAGATTGTGAAAAAGGGGCTCGGCCCAGACTGACGCCACATATCACATTAGGGCGTCTGAAAAAAGTCCCGACGAAGCAGGAATTTCAGGAAATCAGTGAGCAAATCGCACAACTGGATCAGCGATTGTCTCCTTCCTATCGCTGGCGTGTCACGCAAATCGACCGCTTTGAATCGGTATCGACGCCAAATGGCGTACAGTATCCGATTCGGGCGGCGTTTGATTTATCAATGGCCTGA